AAACATTTCTGAAGATGTAACGACAGAGGATAATAGATTCCAAATCCAATATTTTCTTCCTTGAATTTTTCTATTATTTTCTCTCTTTCTGATGACCTTATTACATATTGATTATAGACATGATAACATTTCTCATCCTTAAAAGGAATTTCAACAATACCAGACAATGCCTCGTCATAGTGCACAGCTATCTCTCTGCGTCTATTGGTCCATTCTTCAAGGTACTTCAACTTAACCAAAAGCACTGCTGCCTGCACCGTATCGAGACGGCTATTTATACCAACCGAAGTGTGATAGTATCGCTTTTCTTCTCCATGCACTCTCAACATTTTTATTTTTTCTGCAATACTTTTATCATTTGTAACGACCATTCCTGCTTCTCCAAAAGCTCCGAGATTCTTTGTAGGATAAAAGCTTAGTGCACCTGCTGAAGAAAGAGAACAGGACCTTCTGTAAGAATTTTTTTTGACATCTTTAAAACTATAACCCGCTCCTATCGCCTGAGCCGCATCTTCTACTACAATCAATGAATGTTTATTTGCAATTTCATTTATAGCCTTCATATCTGCACATTGTCCATATAAATGGACCGGCATTATGCATTTAGTCTTATCTGTAATTTTATCCTCTATCAATTCAGGATTTATATTGAATGTTTTTGAATCGATATCGACAAAAACCGGTTTTGCACCGAGACGGACAATTGAAGAAACTGTCGAAAAAAAAGTAAAGGGAGTAGTAATGACTTCATCACCTTCACTGATTCCAATTGCCATAAGCATCAGAAAAATTGCATCTGAACCAGAACCGACCCCTACAGCATAATCTGTATTGCAGAAATCAGCTATTTCCGCTTCAAGCTGCGTGACTTCTTCTCCAAGTATGAGCTTCTGGCTTGAAAAAATTGGATTTAGAATATCAAAAATTTCTTTTTTGATATTCTCATATTGTCTTGTTAAATCAAGAAAAGGAATTGACAAGTAAAGCCTCCTTGATTTTTCAAAAACATTTACTTAAACACATCTACTATAATTATCACCACAGAGAAGGGTCCTTCAATAGCAAGGAATGGATTAAGGCTGTAAAAAACCAATCAATAGATTGATTTCACCACAAAATTTTATCCCATCCATTTAAAAACTGTGTAAGGTGCCATTCACGTAACTTAATCTTTGCACTTTGACAACCGACTGAAACAGGAAAAAAACCTACAAATTAACTTCCTCTTTAGAAAAAACATTTTTCTATCACTGTTATACAAGGGTTTTAATAACACATTAGCACAGCCGATGAGAGAAAAAATGCGCTTTCTATTCTCAGCTAATCTCCTACTTCAGCAATTAATGAATTTGTTAAACAATAAGCACCTTTAAAAAGACACCATCCTTTTTAATTCAGTGTTTTCTCTTATCACTAAATACAACTAATAATAAAATATCAATAGCATACCATTGTGAACTTAACAATTACTGTTCACCCATTCTTTGTTTCTGTTCGTATTCAATTGTTACCATTCTTAACTTTACATAAAGTAGAATTATAATTATTGTAATAATTATGAGATAATAAATAAGATTAGTTTTTCTAATGGCTAAATTCTTTTTGAATTCTCCAGTTATCATTTCTACCTTATTTACATTTTCAACAATCTTTGTATTTAGCTCTGCAATACGCTGTGGTGACAGCGAATGTGTTAAGGGACCAATTTCCTTATAATAGGTTTCTGCTTCATTCAACAAATCTTCAATATCTTGGTTGTTTCGTCCAGAAAATTCTATGCTCTTATATTCAGATTCTGCTTCATCAATCTTTGCACGGGTATCAAGAATGAGTGTATAGATATCTTTTGCCAATTCAGTAACTTCTGGACTTTGATGGCATGCGCCGCAATGTCCTGCTTCAACTCCCTGAAACATTTCAGGGGTTAGCGCCTTATTTCTATGGTTACCGTGACAATCATAACACTTTGGACTTCCTGTTTTTTTCAAAGATTCGTAGTGAGGGCCTTGTTTAAACTTATCGACAATAACGCCATGACAGTTTCCGCATACATCGGCAATATCTTTTATTCCCGGTGGAGTTGCTCCATGATTTCCGTGACAAGATGCGCAAGTGGGAACAAGAGAAGGATTTTTCCCTTCAATCTTACCCTTTAATATTCTTCCATGATAACCTTCCAAATAAAGTTTATACTGATCTGCCTTTATACCGTATTGACTCATCAATTTCTCATCGGCATGGCATTTAGCACAGGTTTCAGGAACATTGGTATGATAAACTGATGATGATGGATCACTTATCTTTTTTATATTATGTTTCCCATGACAGCTTGTACAGACAGCAACATTGCCATCGCCTTTTGCCAATCTTTTTCCATGAATGCTTGTTTTATATAAAGCATATTGATCAGTTCTAAGGTTATATTTTTTCATTCTAACTGGATCCGAATGGCATTTAGCACAGAGCTTTGGAATATCTTTTCTATCAGGTACACCTATAAATCCCTTTGCTTCATACATTGCCGCATCCATATCTTCAGCTTCCATCGGATTTCCACCATGGCAGTCCTGACAATAGATTTCTTCTTGTTTATGCACACTCGTTTCCCACTCAATCACTGCTTTTTGTGCTTCTCCATCAAGGCCCCTATGACATGAAACGCAACCATTATCTTCAGCTTTTGATAATGGTAAAAATATTAAAAGAAATGTTAAGACAAATAATGGAATCAAATAGACATCTTTTTTATTATAATTCATTTTCTCTTTTCCCCTTCTTAATTGCTGTTATATCAGGAAACATATCCCCATATTGTTAAAGCAATAAATGATAAAACTCCAATTATTCCCAAAAATGTAGCAAAAGGACGACGTTTAGGATGTCTTTCCGGATTCTTATCAATAAAAGGAAAAAAGACAAGAAGGGCAAAGACTATTCCCTGTCCTAATATGCCAAGTGTTTTGGGAGCCCACTGGCCTAAAAAATCCAGATATTCTGCAACCTTTAGAAACTGATATGCGGCAAGGAAATACCATTCTGGTTTTATATGCTCAGGTGTAGTAAATGGGTCTGCCGGAGGCTCCATCGGTGCAGGAAACAAAGTTGCAAGTGTTATTAGACAACCAAAAACAATAAAAGCAACAATCACTTCTTTTAATAAATGGTTCGGGAAAAAAGGAATACCTTTTTCTTCTTTTTTATTATTCATATTATTTTCATTCATTTTTTATCCTCCTTATAGGGAGAAGAGCTCTTACAAGGGCTCAGAAATTCCCTGTTTTCGTATCATCAAAAAATGCGCCAAGAGAAAAACAGCAATAGTTGCAGGGAGAATCAACACATGAATGGCAAAAAATCTTGTCAATGTAGCTTGTGTTACATCAGTACCTCCCCTTATAAGCATCTTTATCAAATCTCCAACTATAGGCACTGCACTTGGAATTTCTGTGCCAACGGTGGTTGCCCAGTAGGAAATTTGATTCCATGGAAGAAGATATCCCGTAAATCCAAATCCTAATGTAAGAAGAAGAAGGACAACACCAGTGACCCAATTGAAATCCCTTGGAGCTTTATAAGCGCCATAAAAGAAGACTCTCAACATATGTAGAAAAACAAAGACCGTCATCAGGTTTGCCGCCCAATGATGGATTCCTCTCATCAGCCATCCGAAAGGCACATTGTTTGTTATATGCACTACGCTTTTATAGGCAGCAGCTGTAGTGGGCTGATAATACATCAACAATAAAACACCGGTAAATGCTTGAATTACAAAGAGTAAAAAAGTAATGCCTCCAAAACAAAAAGTCCAGTTCACATGTTCTCCAACCGGCTTTTTTAAATTCTTCTCAAGCGCCTCTCTTATACTCAATCTTTCATCGAGCGGTCCATAAACAAAACCGGTAAGAGTCAATAAACTGACTATTTCTCTAAAACTTCCCCGTTTTTCTAAATCCTTATCTTTATCTTCCATTGGTTCCTTAAACCTCCTATCCTATTTTTATTATGTCGCCCTTTATTTCGGCTCTATAACTTTGCAAAGGTTTTGGAGCTGGACCTCCTATAACATTGCCGCGAATGTCAAATTTTGCTGCATGGCAGGGACATTCAATCAATTGGTCTCCTTCATGCCAATTGACAAGACAACCAAGATGAGTGCATACAGCTGAAAGAGCAAAAACACCCTCTGATGTTCTTATGATAATAGCCGGTTTCCCTTCATATCTTATTTTTCTTGCCTTTCCTTCAGGGACATCAGAAAGAGGAATTGTAACAGATTTACCTCCAGCTCCGATTGACTTTTTAGATGGCCATAAATAAGCCAAAGTCACATAGGCAGTC
This genomic interval from Candidatus Schekmanbacteria bacterium contains the following:
- a CDS encoding DegT/DnrJ/EryC1/StrS family aminotransferase; translated protein: MSIPFLDLTRQYENIKKEIFDILNPIFSSQKLILGEEVTQLEAEIADFCNTDYAVGVGSGSDAIFLMLMAIGISEGDEVITTPFTFFSTVSSIVRLGAKPVFVDIDSKTFNINPELIEDKITDKTKCIMPVHLYGQCADMKAINEIANKHSLIVVEDAAQAIGAGYSFKDVKKNSYRRSCSLSSAGALSFYPTKNLGAFGEAGMVVTNDKSIAEKIKMLRVHGEEKRYYHTSVGINSRLDTVQAAVLLVKLKYLEEWTNRRREIAVHYDEALSGIVEIPFKDEKCYHVYNQYVIRSSEREKIIEKFKEENIGFGIYYPLSLHLQKCFSYLGYREGDFPESEKASNEVLALPIFPELKDEEQQAVIKAIKDALKQ
- a CDS encoding DUF4405 domain-containing protein, producing MEDKDKDLEKRGSFREIVSLLTLTGFVYGPLDERLSIREALEKNLKKPVGEHVNWTFCFGGITFLLFVIQAFTGVLLLMYYQPTTAAAYKSVVHITNNVPFGWLMRGIHHWAANLMTVFVFLHMLRVFFYGAYKAPRDFNWVTGVVLLLLTLGFGFTGYLLPWNQISYWATTVGTEIPSAVPIVGDLIKMLIRGGTDVTQATLTRFFAIHVLILPATIAVFLLAHFLMIRKQGISEPL
- a CDS encoding Rieske (2Fe-2S) protein, whose amino-acid sequence is MEKNESIFGRRTFIDYIIGFVVSAWAFLTAYVTLAYLWPSKKSIGAGGKSVTIPLSDVPEGKARKIRYEGKPAIIIRTSEGVFALSAVCTHLGCLVNWHEGDQLIECPCHAAKFDIRGNVIGGPAPKPLQSYRAEIKGDIIKIG